A stretch of Exiguobacterium sp. BMC-KP DNA encodes these proteins:
- a CDS encoding DeoR/GlpR family DNA-binding transcription regulator, producing MGQMERLQQMREWIKTSPEISLDQLMQEYQISRDTARRDVILLEQEGEIIRVKNGLVRAGGTLAYEQRTEKPEKRRIGQRAARHVHANDRLLLDAATTVSEMARALPPYPLQVITNSLDIADYVGARTDIELYVTGGRFDRHARSLSGIKTADDILNYQVDSVFLGACGLTEEGLFAEQLEEAVVKKAMIRSATRVIVLADHTKFNKRFLHKVCDWEQIDVLVTDQAPDASWKERLHHYNVELDVTEEEKG from the coding sequence ATGGGGCAAATGGAACGATTGCAACAGATGCGGGAATGGATCAAGACGAGTCCGGAAATTTCGCTCGACCAGCTAATGCAGGAATATCAGATTTCACGAGATACTGCACGGCGTGATGTCATTTTGCTCGAACAAGAAGGGGAAATCATCCGTGTCAAAAACGGATTGGTCCGTGCTGGTGGAACGCTTGCCTACGAACAGCGGACAGAAAAACCGGAAAAACGACGGATCGGACAGCGCGCGGCACGGCACGTCCACGCAAACGATCGATTGTTGCTTGACGCGGCAACGACGGTATCTGAGATGGCTCGGGCACTTCCACCGTATCCGCTACAAGTCATCACGAACTCACTCGATATCGCAGACTATGTCGGAGCTCGAACGGATATTGAACTGTACGTTACAGGTGGACGTTTTGATCGGCATGCACGCAGTCTGAGCGGGATCAAGACGGCAGACGATATCTTGAATTATCAAGTCGACAGTGTCTTTCTCGGAGCGTGTGGATTAACGGAGGAAGGACTTTTTGCAGAACAGCTCGAAGAAGCGGTCGTAAAGAAAGCGATGATTCGAAGTGCGACCCGTGTCATCGTCCTCGCAGACCATACCAAATTCAATAAGCGTTTTTTGCATAAGGTCTGTGACTGGGAGCAAATCGATGTGCTCGTCACGGATCAGGCACCAGACGCATCATGGAAGGAACGACTACACCACTACAACGTCGAACTCGACGTGACAGAGGAGGAAAAAGGATGA
- a CDS encoding SDR family oxidoreductase, translated as MQTMLITGASSGIGLATARRFAEAGWFVYAGVRSPDEMTVSLPTLIFLPLDVTDETSVKAAVRQIEQEVDHLDVVFCNAGQGLLRALGQATSYEINRLFETNVFGVIRTIEACLPLLKQAPEGSHLLATSSVSGLVGQPMNELYCASKFAIEGLFESLATYYKPYFNIDVTLIEPAAVETNFTANVLDQLEQTGGLHEDDFKPIISAYLQTYRTRHANRQSAEALAEVIFEVVHGDDRPLRIRTTEADEHFVAHKTRHDPSGLEGVAKIRRLTLNLD; from the coding sequence ATGCAAACGATGTTGATCACTGGCGCCTCTTCCGGTATCGGTCTTGCGACGGCGCGTCGGTTTGCAGAAGCCGGTTGGTTCGTCTACGCGGGAGTCCGGAGTCCGGACGAGATGACTGTATCGTTACCGACGCTCATCTTCTTACCGCTCGATGTGACCGATGAAACAAGCGTTAAAGCAGCAGTCCGTCAAATTGAACAGGAAGTCGATCATCTTGACGTCGTGTTCTGCAATGCTGGTCAGGGTTTATTGCGTGCACTGGGACAAGCGACGAGTTATGAAATCAATCGCTTGTTCGAAACGAATGTCTTCGGTGTCATCCGAACGATTGAAGCTTGCCTTCCCCTACTCAAACAAGCACCGGAAGGTAGTCACTTACTCGCGACATCAAGCGTCAGTGGGCTCGTCGGTCAACCAATGAACGAACTGTATTGTGCCAGTAAATTTGCGATTGAAGGGCTGTTTGAAAGTCTTGCCACCTACTACAAACCGTACTTCAATATCGACGTCACCTTGATCGAACCAGCTGCTGTCGAAACGAACTTTACGGCGAATGTTCTCGATCAACTCGAACAGACAGGTGGCTTACACGAAGACGACTTCAAACCGATCATCAGTGCCTATTTGCAGACGTACCGAACACGTCATGCCAATCGCCAATCGGCAGAAGCTCTAGCTGAAGTAATCTTCGAGGTCGTCCATGGTGATGACCGTCCTTTACGCATTCGAACGACAGAAGCCGATGAACACTTCGTCGCGCATAAAACCCGTCATGATCCATCAGGACTCGAGGGGGTCGCTAAAATACGGCGTCTGACATTAAATCTCGATTGA
- a CDS encoding sensor domain-containing diguanylate cyclase yields the protein MPSLFLFTIVYLIPTFIMFYMSVDIFLRNPSRPQHRLLSLFTFAYGMLFLGEFFRNASPIESSPAFVTYWFGNAGLIVFSTSLHFIFRISNLWKRMPRLLYPWLFYLPMGIVLATYLFQTNIINSQQFTQVGQFIYPAFNTQYLVTMTVGNVFHLLVIGLLVYARTQLKDARRGIINVLLSVAVLVLAWDVIFGYWSFYGIMPPYAYMYGGLFWAGALAIAMRRFDYLASYQKRFATLYNLNPSAILLLDREGRIESANPAAHRLFETDDLTACTFSTYLPEKKQADWTLHYMTHFLSHRKFNEFETKILTAQQQERYVVMDADFVFIEQELHGMLLIRDIQSFKEAEQTIRFFAYHDPLTKIANRRSFYERAAQELLELDRVAIIVVDLDGFKAINDTYGHQIGDAFLIHIARLLEKHAEQHGFAARVGGDEFFLLYRHPTVAALHAYATDLLIYLHDNPYRFAEEIIQIRTSIGLSYSPDHGVDLDTLIQHADQAMYRVKHDGKNDYFIHDTMDSTQRS from the coding sequence ATGCCATCTTTATTTCTTTTTACGATCGTTTATCTGATTCCGACCTTCATCATGTTTTACATGTCGGTCGATATTTTTTTACGCAACCCATCACGCCCACAACATCGACTGCTCAGCTTATTCACATTCGCATACGGGATGTTATTCCTCGGTGAATTTTTCCGAAACGCCTCCCCAATCGAGTCGAGTCCAGCGTTCGTGACCTACTGGTTCGGTAATGCTGGTCTGATCGTCTTTAGTACGTCGCTTCACTTTATCTTTCGCATCTCGAACTTGTGGAAACGGATGCCACGACTCCTCTATCCGTGGCTCTTTTATTTACCGATGGGGATCGTACTGGCGACATATCTATTTCAGACGAACATCATCAACAGTCAACAATTCACGCAAGTCGGACAGTTCATCTATCCCGCCTTCAACACACAGTATTTAGTGACGATGACGGTCGGAAACGTCTTCCATCTTCTCGTCATCGGTCTGCTCGTGTACGCTCGGACTCAGTTGAAGGATGCCCGTCGCGGCATCATCAACGTCTTGCTGAGTGTCGCCGTTCTCGTCCTTGCGTGGGATGTCATCTTCGGCTACTGGTCGTTCTATGGCATCATGCCACCGTATGCTTATATGTATGGTGGTTTATTCTGGGCAGGAGCACTCGCGATCGCGATGCGTCGATTTGATTATCTCGCTTCCTATCAAAAGCGCTTCGCGACGCTTTACAACTTGAATCCTTCTGCCATCCTCTTACTCGACCGGGAAGGAAGAATCGAGAGTGCCAACCCAGCTGCCCATCGCCTGTTCGAAACAGATGATCTGACGGCGTGTACGTTTTCGACCTACTTACCAGAGAAAAAACAAGCCGATTGGACACTGCACTACATGACGCACTTTTTATCACACCGTAAGTTCAACGAATTCGAGACGAAGATTTTGACGGCACAGCAACAAGAACGCTACGTCGTCATGGACGCTGATTTCGTCTTCATCGAACAGGAACTGCACGGGATGCTGTTGATTCGTGATATCCAGTCCTTCAAGGAAGCGGAGCAGACGATTCGTTTTTTCGCCTATCATGATCCGCTAACGAAGATTGCCAATCGCCGGAGCTTTTACGAACGAGCGGCGCAAGAATTACTCGAGCTTGATCGCGTGGCGATCATCGTCGTCGATCTCGATGGTTTCAAAGCAATCAACGATACGTACGGGCATCAGATTGGCGATGCCTTTTTAATTCATATCGCTCGCCTTCTTGAAAAACATGCAGAACAACATGGTTTTGCTGCCCGAGTTGGGGGAGATGAGTTTTTCTTACTCTATCGTCATCCGACCGTTGCTGCGCTACATGCGTATGCGACAGATCTATTGATCTACTTGCACGACAATCCTTACCGGTTCGCTGAAGAAATCATTCAAATCCGAACGAGTATCGGACTCAGCTACTCACCGGATCATGGTGTTGACCTCGATACGTTGATTCAACATGCTGACCAAGCGATGTACCGTGTCAAACATGACGGAAAGAATGATTATTTCATTCATGATACGATGGACTCGACGCAACGATCCTAA
- a CDS encoding potassium channel family protein, producing MISVLTIFSRLFKGLRRAFHLSYFRGLLILCLLTLVSGTIFYSTEENLSIVDALYFCITTLSTVGHPTFVPTTTLGKVFTMGYITIGCGLFLTLIATLSYVLIKQPEDE from the coding sequence ATGATTTCTGTACTGACGATTTTTTCACGCTTATTCAAGGGATTGCGCCGCGCCTTTCATCTGTCTTACTTTCGGGGACTATTGATTCTTTGCCTATTGACGCTCGTCTCCGGTACGATTTTCTACAGCACCGAAGAAAATCTTTCAATCGTTGATGCGCTTTACTTTTGCATCACAACACTGAGTACGGTCGGGCATCCTACTTTCGTTCCGACGACGACGCTCGGTAAGGTCTTTACAATGGGGTATATCACGATTGGTTGCGGACTATTTTTAACACTGATCGCCACGTTATCTTACGTTCTGATTAAACAACCGGAGGATGAATAA
- the mgtE gene encoding magnesium transporter translates to MRQTAEQQWKWLLLDALAKEKREQAQQVIEEVYPYDIAQVYEELGEDDQARLLDYLDHERLADVLEELEGEQRLAVLRRLDVERAGHVLDLMENDDVADLLEELGPEETDQLLGSMRTDEALIVRNLLTYPPETAGRLMTNRFIWVGEDFTVGETVEKMRDYIEYSETINYVYVVNQLSELVGVISYRDVILAENTERISDVMETKVIRVAAETDQEEVAQLFERYDLVSLPVVEGDVLVGLITVDDALDVLREEANEDIEKLSASGKSIDFETKPWIAATRRLPWLVLLLFIGLVSGSIISQFEETLSKVVALAFFMPMIAGMTGNTGTQSLAVVVRGLITREVDKRVATRLILRELWVGLIIGVICGILIAIIAYVWQGSAVLGLVVGSSLVITLIFGTLAGTIIPLILHRLKIDPAIASGPLITTLNDILSLLVYFGIATAFISRLM, encoded by the coding sequence TTGCGTCAGACAGCAGAACAACAATGGAAGTGGCTATTGCTCGATGCGCTCGCGAAGGAAAAACGCGAACAGGCACAGCAAGTCATCGAAGAAGTTTATCCGTACGATATCGCGCAAGTGTACGAAGAATTAGGAGAAGACGATCAGGCACGACTCCTCGATTATCTTGATCACGAACGGTTAGCGGATGTGCTCGAGGAACTCGAAGGGGAGCAACGCCTAGCCGTCTTACGTCGCTTAGATGTCGAACGCGCCGGACACGTTCTTGATTTAATGGAGAACGATGATGTCGCGGATTTACTTGAGGAACTCGGACCAGAAGAGACTGACCAGTTGCTTGGTAGCATGCGAACGGACGAGGCGCTGATTGTCCGTAATCTCTTGACGTATCCACCGGAAACGGCCGGACGCTTGATGACGAATCGATTCATTTGGGTCGGTGAGGACTTCACGGTCGGCGAGACGGTCGAGAAGATGCGTGACTACATCGAATACTCAGAGACAATCAACTACGTCTACGTCGTCAATCAACTCAGTGAACTCGTCGGTGTCATCTCATATCGGGATGTCATCTTAGCTGAAAATACGGAACGAATCAGTGACGTCATGGAGACGAAGGTGATTCGCGTCGCAGCGGAGACCGATCAGGAAGAAGTCGCGCAATTATTCGAACGTTATGACCTCGTCTCGTTACCAGTCGTCGAAGGGGATGTTCTCGTCGGACTGATTACGGTTGATGACGCGCTTGACGTCTTACGGGAGGAAGCGAACGAAGACATCGAGAAACTCTCGGCTTCCGGTAAATCGATCGATTTCGAGACGAAGCCGTGGATTGCGGCAACGCGGCGCTTACCGTGGCTCGTCCTGCTACTCTTCATCGGCCTCGTCTCCGGATCAATCATCAGTCAGTTCGAAGAGACGCTCTCAAAAGTCGTTGCGCTCGCGTTTTTCATGCCGATGATTGCCGGAATGACCGGGAATACCGGCACCCAATCACTGGCGGTCGTCGTCCGTGGGTTAATCACACGTGAAGTCGATAAACGGGTCGCAACACGGTTGATCCTGCGGGAACTCTGGGTTGGTCTGATCATTGGTGTCATTTGTGGTATCTTGATTGCAATCATTGCCTACGTCTGGCAAGGTAGTGCCGTTTTAGGTCTTGTCGTCGGAAGTTCGCTCGTCATTACGTTGATTTTCGGAACGTTAGCTGGAACGATCATTCCGCTCATCTTACATCGCTTAAAGATTGACCCAGCGATTGCATCCGGACCACTCATCACGACCTTGAACGATATCCTGTCGCTCCTTGTCTACTTCGGAATTGCGACAGCGTTCATTAGTCGCTTGATGTAA
- a CDS encoding metal ABC transporter ATP-binding protein, whose protein sequence is MYALDVERLTVSYFDTHALDGVSVRIPVASLIGVIGPNGAGKSTFLKAVLGLIPARIEQLRVLDQPLETVRSRVAYVPQRSAIDWDFPVRVQDVVLMGCYPKLGLFKRPSKAQKTFAMECLERVGMVDHAERQIGELSGGQQQRVFLARALAQEAELLLLDEPFVGIDIASEQMIIELLRTLRAEGRTIIVVHHDLHKAEDYFDTLMLLNKQLIAVGPPSDILTPEWLEPAYGLPLFERRKEGQG, encoded by the coding sequence ATGTACGCCCTTGATGTTGAACGCCTCACGGTATCCTATTTTGATACGCATGCACTCGACGGGGTATCCGTCCGCATTCCAGTCGCTTCTCTGATTGGCGTCATCGGACCGAACGGCGCTGGTAAATCAACATTCTTAAAAGCCGTCCTTGGTTTAATCCCAGCTCGAATCGAGCAGTTACGTGTGCTCGACCAACCACTTGAAACGGTTCGGTCGCGTGTTGCTTACGTTCCACAACGAAGTGCCATCGATTGGGACTTTCCTGTCCGTGTACAAGATGTCGTTCTAATGGGATGTTATCCGAAACTCGGACTCTTCAAACGACCATCAAAGGCACAAAAGACCTTCGCCATGGAGTGCCTTGAGCGCGTCGGGATGGTCGACCATGCCGAGCGACAAATCGGTGAGCTGTCAGGTGGACAACAACAACGAGTCTTTCTCGCGCGTGCTCTGGCTCAAGAAGCAGAGCTCCTACTTCTTGACGAACCGTTCGTTGGCATCGATATCGCCAGTGAGCAGATGATCATCGAACTCTTACGGACTCTTCGCGCTGAAGGACGGACAATCATCGTCGTCCACCATGACTTGCATAAAGCGGAGGATTATTTTGATACCTTGATGTTGTTGAACAAACAACTGATCGCTGTCGGTCCCCCGTCTGATATCTTGACGCCAGAATGGCTCGAACCCGCGTACGGCTTACCACTATTTGAACGACGGAAGGAGGGACAAGGATGA
- a CDS encoding metal ABC transporter permease, which translates to MTFIEALLHYDFLQKAMITAVMVGIICGVIGCFIILRGMSLMGDAISHAVLPGVAISYLLGINFLIGAVVTGLVTALGIGFVSQNSRIKNDTAIGILFTSAFALGIILISFLRSSSDLYHILFGNVLAVRPSDMWMTVVIGLVVLGGVFLFYKELLISSFDPTMAQAYGLSTRWIHYGLMTLLTLVTVASLQTVGIILVVAMLITPAATAYLLTNRLSRMLFLAAGFGTLSAIVGLYFSFTYNLSSGASIVLVATTLFALVFVFSPRHGLMRHRKRKESTV; encoded by the coding sequence ATGACATTCATCGAGGCATTACTTCACTATGACTTCTTACAAAAAGCGATGATTACGGCCGTCATGGTCGGCATCATTTGTGGTGTCATCGGCTGTTTCATCATCCTCCGCGGCATGTCGTTGATGGGCGACGCGATCTCGCACGCCGTTTTGCCTGGCGTTGCGATTTCTTATCTACTTGGAATCAACTTCTTGATTGGCGCTGTCGTCACAGGACTCGTGACGGCACTTGGAATCGGCTTCGTCAGTCAAAACAGCCGCATCAAGAACGATACGGCAATCGGTATCCTATTCACGTCCGCCTTTGCCCTTGGAATCATCCTGATTTCGTTCCTGCGCAGTAGTAGCGATCTTTATCATATCTTGTTCGGAAACGTCCTCGCGGTCCGACCGAGTGATATGTGGATGACCGTCGTCATCGGACTTGTCGTCCTTGGTGGAGTTTTCTTGTTCTACAAAGAGTTGTTGATCAGCTCGTTTGATCCAACGATGGCGCAAGCTTATGGTCTGTCGACACGCTGGATCCATTATGGACTGATGACGCTCTTGACGCTCGTCACGGTCGCTTCCCTTCAAACGGTCGGTATCATCCTTGTCGTTGCGATGCTCATCACACCAGCGGCGACCGCGTATTTACTGACGAACCGCCTCTCGCGGATGCTGTTCCTCGCGGCTGGCTTCGGAACATTGTCCGCTATCGTCGGGCTGTATTTCAGCTTTACGTATAACTTATCTTCCGGTGCTTCAATCGTCCTTGTCGCGACGACGCTGTTCGCACTCGTTTTCGTCTTCTCACCACGTCACGGTCTGATGCGTCACCGGAAACGAAAGGAGTCTACTGTATGA
- a CDS encoding metal ABC transporter substrate-binding protein: MKQKLLLFVLLSTVLLAACSTPAEDNGKLKVVATYSILADLAREVGGEHVDVHSMVKIGANPHEYDPLPADVQAMADADVVFYNGLNLEAGGAWFDKLRATTGKDASDAPVYRLSQGVEPKYLTTKGKESETDPHAWLDVSNGIRYVENVKQALVKEDPKHKADYEKNADAYIKKLQTLDQEAKKQFASIPKAERHLVTSEGAFKYFGTAYDVKADYIWEINSDNQGTPAQVRRIVDTIKNQDIPVLFVETSVDRRSMETVSRETGVPIGGTLFTDSLGAPGKDGDTYYNMMQANIETITTALAK; encoded by the coding sequence ATGAAACAAAAACTATTGCTATTCGTTCTCCTCAGCACCGTCTTACTCGCTGCCTGTTCGACGCCAGCAGAAGATAATGGCAAGCTGAAAGTCGTTGCGACGTATTCGATCCTTGCTGACCTCGCGCGCGAAGTCGGGGGTGAACATGTCGACGTCCACAGCATGGTCAAGATCGGGGCAAATCCGCATGAATATGATCCACTCCCGGCAGACGTACAAGCGATGGCGGATGCGGATGTCGTTTTCTATAATGGTTTGAATCTCGAAGCCGGTGGTGCTTGGTTCGATAAACTGCGGGCAACGACCGGCAAAGACGCGTCTGACGCACCGGTCTATCGTTTAAGCCAAGGCGTTGAACCGAAGTATCTGACGACAAAAGGCAAGGAATCCGAAACCGATCCACACGCGTGGCTCGATGTAAGTAACGGCATCCGGTACGTCGAAAACGTCAAGCAGGCATTAGTCAAGGAAGATCCAAAGCACAAAGCGGACTACGAGAAAAATGCCGATGCTTATATCAAGAAACTGCAGACGCTTGATCAGGAAGCGAAAAAACAATTTGCTTCCATCCCGAAAGCAGAACGTCATCTCGTCACGAGCGAAGGAGCCTTCAAATACTTCGGGACTGCCTATGACGTCAAAGCCGACTACATCTGGGAAATCAACTCGGATAATCAAGGGACTCCGGCACAAGTTCGCCGAATCGTCGACACAATCAAAAATCAAGATATCCCTGTCTTATTTGTTGAAACGAGTGTCGACCGCCGGAGCATGGAAACCGTTTCCCGTGAGACGGGTGTCCCGATCGGTGGTACGCTTTTCACTGACTCACTCGGTGCACCTGGTAAGGACGGCGACACGTACTACAACATGATGCAAGCAAATATCGAGACGATCACAACAGCCCTCGCAAAGTAA
- a CDS encoding PCYCGC motif-containing (lipo)protein yields the protein MQTRLYRFALPLSLSLLLAACGTAEQTDAPKTKETQHADHTDHASHGAGDQLEKTAGPDTLPAFLDEQDQSIQTIYHSVAKYPDLLKKMPCYCGCGESAGHTSNYDCFIEEQTATSTTWTTHGITCGTCLDIAAQSIVAYQKGSSVKEIRTAIDQAYAKTGVKPTPTL from the coding sequence ATGCAGACACGACTGTATCGTTTCGCACTTCCACTCAGTCTCAGCCTGCTCCTTGCCGCGTGCGGAACAGCTGAGCAAACCGATGCGCCGAAAACGAAAGAAACACAACACGCAGACCACACCGATCACGCGAGTCATGGTGCTGGTGATCAACTCGAGAAAACAGCAGGACCGGACACGTTACCCGCTTTTCTCGATGAGCAGGATCAATCGATTCAAACGATTTATCACTCCGTCGCTAAATATCCCGATTTGTTGAAGAAGATGCCATGTTATTGTGGTTGCGGTGAATCTGCTGGTCATACGAGCAACTATGATTGTTTCATCGAAGAGCAGACTGCTACGTCAACAACTTGGACGACACACGGCATTACGTGTGGTACGTGCCTTGATATCGCGGCACAGTCAATCGTTGCCTATCAAAAAGGCAGTTCCGTCAAAGAAATTCGAACCGCAATCGATCAAGCTTATGCAAAGACTGGTGTCAAGCCGACGCCAACACTTTAA
- a CDS encoding zinc-binding alcohol dehydrogenase family protein → MSAVGFHRHLPLTEQESLIDLELPRPKASGYDLLVEIKAVSVNPVDTKVRAHGKDEDAPKVIGYDASGVVVEVGDGASLFQVGDEVYYAGAIQRPGSNSDFQLVDERIVAKKPERLTFSEAAALPLTTLTAYEALTDRLGLTFDAKSNLEKTILIIGAAGGVGSIATQLANHAGLTVIGTASRDETIDWAKEHGAHHTINHHEAFRPQLEALGYQYVDYIFCLNATDQHFETMVDVIAPQGKICSIVETDQKLDLSALQQKSATFVWEFMFTRPLFETDDMIRQHEILTQVAAWIEEHTLETTVTQTLIGMNAENLKEAHRLVESGKTIGKIVVEHH, encoded by the coding sequence ATGTCCGCTGTTGGTTTCCACCGACACTTACCGTTAACAGAACAAGAGAGTCTGATTGATTTGGAACTGCCACGCCCGAAAGCATCCGGATACGATCTATTAGTTGAGATCAAAGCCGTCTCCGTCAACCCAGTCGATACAAAAGTTCGTGCCCACGGGAAAGATGAAGATGCCCCGAAGGTCATCGGGTATGACGCATCAGGAGTCGTCGTTGAGGTCGGTGATGGTGCTTCCCTCTTCCAAGTTGGTGATGAAGTTTATTACGCCGGTGCGATTCAACGTCCTGGCTCAAACAGTGATTTTCAACTCGTCGATGAACGAATCGTCGCTAAAAAACCGGAACGGTTGACCTTTAGTGAAGCCGCCGCTCTGCCTTTGACGACACTAACCGCCTACGAAGCATTGACTGATCGTCTCGGATTGACGTTTGATGCTAAATCGAATCTCGAGAAAACGATCCTCATCATCGGAGCAGCTGGCGGTGTTGGTTCGATCGCGACGCAACTCGCGAATCACGCTGGACTGACAGTCATCGGAACGGCGTCGCGTGACGAGACGATCGACTGGGCGAAAGAACATGGTGCACATCATACGATCAATCACCACGAGGCATTCCGTCCGCAGCTAGAAGCACTCGGTTATCAATATGTCGACTACATTTTCTGCTTGAATGCGACAGACCAACATTTCGAGACGATGGTCGATGTGATTGCACCGCAAGGGAAAATCTGCAGCATCGTCGAGACAGATCAAAAACTCGATTTGAGTGCGCTGCAACAAAAGAGTGCAACGTTTGTTTGGGAGTTCATGTTCACCCGTCCGCTGTTTGAGACAGATGACATGATTCGTCAACATGAAATCCTAACGCAAGTCGCAGCTTGGATTGAAGAACACACGCTCGAGACGACGGTAACTCAGACATTGATCGGCATGAACGCCGAAAATCTAAAAGAAGCACATCGTCTCGTCGAGAGTGGAAAAACGATCGGGAAAATTGTCGTTGAACATCATTAA